A stretch of Myxococcus hansupus DNA encodes these proteins:
- a CDS encoding PaaI family thioesterase, whose translation MREEAGGQRTRTVTWKDTREGVAAAKSLSGLEYLRAILRGEVPGAPIAAVLGFAPVEVSEGRAVFEVQPAEYHYNPIGTVHGGLAATVMDSALGCAVHTTLPAGAGYTTLELHVNMVRAITQDSGPLTCTGEVIHVGARTATAQAKLTDASGKLYAHGTTTCMLFRPPGAGGRE comes from the coding sequence ATGCGTGAAGAGGCAGGTGGGCAGCGGACCCGGACGGTGACGTGGAAGGACACCCGGGAGGGCGTGGCCGCGGCGAAGTCGTTGTCCGGGCTGGAGTATCTGCGCGCCATCCTGCGAGGCGAGGTGCCGGGGGCGCCCATCGCGGCGGTGCTGGGCTTCGCGCCCGTGGAGGTCTCCGAGGGGCGGGCGGTGTTCGAGGTCCAGCCCGCCGAGTACCACTACAACCCCATTGGCACGGTGCACGGGGGCCTGGCCGCGACGGTGATGGACTCGGCGCTGGGGTGCGCGGTGCACACCACGTTGCCCGCGGGGGCGGGGTACACCACGCTGGAGCTTCACGTGAACATGGTGCGCGCCATCACCCAGGACTCAGGGCCGCTGACGTGCACCGGCGAGGTGATTCACGTGGGCGCTCGCACGGCCACCGCCCAGGCGAAGCTGACGGACGCCAGCGGGAAGCTGTATGCGCACGGCACGACGACGTGCATGCTGTTCCGGCCGCCCGGAGCGGGAGGCCGTGAGTAG
- a CDS encoding TetR/AcrR family transcriptional regulator yields the protein MRYGPEHKQATRERILAAAETLFRKEGFAGASVERVMRAAGLTVGGFYSHFGSKDVLVAESVRSFFQRQQDRWLGGLEGLRGGEWLSHFVRRYLNHHVRDNPETGCILPSVLSDLTTRGPPEARGSFSEGVEALVAEMGARVPGEGGVTARKRALATLALLFGAMTLARATRPLPLSDEILEAAREFLLAGEEGGSAPAPARKKAR from the coding sequence ATGCGGTACGGACCCGAGCACAAGCAGGCCACGCGAGAGCGCATCCTGGCGGCGGCGGAGACGCTGTTCCGCAAGGAGGGCTTCGCGGGCGCGAGCGTGGAGCGCGTGATGCGCGCGGCGGGGCTGACGGTGGGGGGCTTCTACTCCCATTTCGGCTCCAAGGACGTGTTGGTCGCGGAGTCCGTGCGTTCGTTCTTCCAGCGGCAGCAGGACCGGTGGCTCGGCGGTCTCGAGGGACTGCGCGGCGGGGAGTGGCTGAGCCACTTCGTCCGCCGCTACCTCAACCACCACGTCCGGGACAACCCGGAGACGGGCTGCATCCTCCCCTCGGTGCTCTCGGACCTGACGACGCGGGGCCCTCCAGAGGCCCGTGGCTCCTTCAGTGAGGGCGTGGAGGCCTTGGTGGCGGAGATGGGCGCGCGCGTGCCGGGGGAGGGTGGGGTGACGGCCCGCAAGCGCGCGCTGGCGACGCTGGCGTTGCTCTTCGGTGCCATGACCCTGGCCCGCGCGACGCGTCCGTTGCCGCTCTCCGATGAGATTCTGGAGGCCGCGCGAGAGTTCCTGCTGGCGGGCGAGGAAGGGGGCTCGGCGCCGGCCCCGGCTCGGAAGAAGGCGCGCTGA
- a CDS encoding DUF692 domain-containing protein, whose product MAVTYAQRHGLKPLGAGIGLRRSFYGELPRTERALDWVEIIPENFLTLGGRSQRAVEACKERWPVLPHGVGLNIGGPDALDEDYVRGLTALVKRVDAPFFSDHLCYSRLDGVYLHDLLPLPFSEAAVEHVVPRVREVMDRVGRPFLLENPSYYARMPGGTLQEADFLRHVVEQADCGLLLDVNNVYVNALNHGYDARAFIDALPLERVVQIHLAGHTRYPDVIVDTHGDRVCDDVWSLYRHVLARTGPVATLIEWDQDIPSLDAVLDEADAARTVLREAPGR is encoded by the coding sequence GTGGCCGTGACGTATGCACAGCGACATGGGTTGAAGCCGCTGGGAGCGGGCATTGGACTGCGAAGGAGTTTCTACGGTGAGTTGCCGCGCACGGAGCGCGCGCTCGACTGGGTGGAGATCATCCCGGAGAACTTCCTGACGTTGGGTGGGCGCTCGCAGCGGGCCGTGGAGGCCTGCAAGGAGCGCTGGCCCGTGTTGCCCCACGGCGTGGGGTTGAACATCGGCGGACCGGACGCGCTGGATGAGGACTACGTCCGCGGACTGACGGCCCTGGTGAAGCGGGTGGATGCGCCCTTCTTCTCGGACCACCTCTGCTATTCGCGGCTGGACGGTGTGTATCTGCATGACCTGCTGCCGCTGCCCTTCAGCGAGGCGGCGGTGGAGCACGTGGTGCCCCGCGTGCGCGAGGTGATGGACCGGGTGGGGCGCCCCTTCCTGTTGGAGAACCCCAGCTACTACGCGCGCATGCCCGGCGGCACGCTCCAGGAAGCGGACTTCCTTCGTCACGTCGTCGAGCAGGCGGACTGTGGGCTGCTCCTGGACGTGAACAACGTCTACGTCAACGCGCTCAACCACGGCTACGACGCGCGCGCGTTCATCGACGCCCTGCCGCTGGAGCGCGTGGTGCAGATTCACCTGGCGGGCCATACGCGCTACCCGGACGTCATCGTGGACACTCACGGAGACCGGGTTTGCGACGACGTCTGGTCGCTGTACCGCCATGTGCTGGCGCGCACCGGACCCGTCGCGACGCTCATCGAATGGGACCAGGACATCCCTTCCCTGGACGCGGTGCTCGACGAAGCGGACGCGGCGCGCACGGTGCTGCGGGAGGCGCCGGGACGATGA
- a CDS encoding DNA-binding domain-containing protein has product MKPSLRAFFDSMGAYLSEPGTASLDALYARHPEWDAPRERVSLYGDFVRGHVRAALEKVFPLTRDAVGQDAWGALVRDFTRTRPARHHELNHLCEGFPAFLADATASLGLAPFAAPLARFEWTDFAVYAAEDASPTSVARLTANPTLVVLEHDFQLCAYVRARGALAAPEPGAELALLWRHPGLLKTYFMAATSPALLVLKMAVEGLSLAEVSTATGMSQAELRATVMLQAREGLVLLPTDGEG; this is encoded by the coding sequence ATGAAGCCGTCGCTGCGGGCGTTCTTCGACAGCATGGGGGCCTATCTCTCCGAGCCCGGGACGGCGTCGCTCGACGCGCTGTACGCCCGGCACCCGGAGTGGGACGCGCCGCGCGAGCGGGTCTCGCTCTATGGGGACTTCGTGCGTGGCCATGTCCGCGCGGCGCTGGAGAAGGTGTTCCCGTTGACGCGCGACGCGGTGGGGCAGGATGCGTGGGGCGCGCTGGTGCGGGACTTCACGAGGACCCGGCCCGCGCGGCACCACGAGCTCAACCATCTGTGCGAGGGCTTTCCCGCGTTCCTCGCGGACGCCACGGCTTCGCTGGGACTGGCGCCTTTCGCCGCGCCCCTGGCCCGCTTCGAGTGGACGGACTTCGCGGTGTACGCCGCCGAGGACGCGAGCCCCACGTCCGTGGCGCGACTGACGGCCAATCCCACCCTGGTGGTGTTGGAGCACGACTTCCAGCTCTGCGCCTACGTGCGTGCGCGGGGCGCCCTCGCGGCGCCCGAGCCCGGGGCGGAGCTGGCGCTGTTGTGGCGGCACCCGGGGCTGTTGAAGACGTACTTCATGGCCGCGACGTCGCCCGCGCTGCTGGTGCTGAAGATGGCGGTGGAGGGGCTCTCCCTGGCGGAGGTGTCGACGGCCACGGGGATGTCCCAGGCGGAGCTGCGGGCGACGGTGATGCTTCAGGCCCGGGAGGGACTGGTGCTCCTGCCCACCGACGGAGAAGGGTGA
- a CDS encoding carboxypeptidase-like regulatory domain-containing protein, with protein sequence MRSMFQIAWTALLLSGVVACGNLENAPFRVGTVHGQLTESDASVAMVSLVDQPGMSSHVEEDGRFTLENVPAGPAELFIVATADKAARVRVDVMGGQAIQVQPVAPTPAGFFDMRVKTTNGFRLSAAEVSVEGTPFQRLLLDAKGRLRVGPLPDGCYTVNVSATGFPATRAEACAGPGERKELKVDLEVDEELLNLGCEEVGCEEGLVCAPNSKCLECFGNSHCAPGLSCRGNRCEGPGPLCAPCTGDWQCAPGSHCEVLPEGTAACVARCSSDDDGRPAAHAAPDEDCAAHCAPGFTCQTGRCLPDAARFAGCHAVRRLDTPCTSNAGCHELGLMEGICLRGACTVTCSTDSDCPSQRRCGTSPAGRVCLPRM encoded by the coding sequence ATGCGCTCGATGTTTCAAATCGCCTGGACCGCCCTGCTGCTGTCAGGTGTCGTGGCCTGCGGCAACCTGGAGAACGCGCCCTTCCGCGTGGGCACCGTGCATGGGCAGCTCACGGAGAGCGACGCGTCCGTGGCCATGGTGTCCCTGGTGGACCAGCCCGGCATGAGCAGCCATGTGGAAGAGGATGGCCGCTTCACGCTGGAGAACGTCCCCGCGGGCCCCGCCGAGCTGTTCATCGTCGCCACCGCCGACAAGGCCGCGCGCGTCCGCGTGGACGTGATGGGCGGCCAGGCCATCCAGGTGCAACCGGTGGCGCCCACGCCCGCGGGCTTCTTCGACATGCGGGTGAAGACGACCAACGGCTTTCGCCTGTCGGCGGCCGAGGTCTCCGTGGAGGGCACCCCCTTCCAGCGCCTCCTGCTGGACGCGAAGGGCCGGCTGCGCGTGGGCCCCCTGCCAGACGGCTGCTACACGGTGAATGTGTCGGCCACGGGCTTCCCGGCCACCCGCGCCGAGGCCTGCGCGGGACCGGGTGAGCGCAAGGAGCTCAAGGTCGACCTGGAGGTGGACGAGGAGCTCCTCAACCTGGGTTGCGAGGAGGTCGGCTGCGAGGAGGGGCTGGTGTGCGCTCCCAACTCGAAGTGCCTCGAATGCTTCGGCAACTCGCACTGCGCCCCGGGCCTGTCGTGCAGGGGCAACCGCTGCGAAGGACCTGGTCCGCTCTGCGCGCCGTGCACCGGCGACTGGCAATGCGCCCCCGGGAGCCACTGCGAAGTCCTGCCCGAAGGCACCGCCGCCTGCGTTGCCCGGTGCAGCTCCGACGACGATGGCCGCCCCGCGGCCCATGCCGCGCCAGACGAGGATTGCGCGGCCCACTGCGCGCCGGGATTCACGTGCCAGACGGGGCGGTGCCTGCCGGATGCCGCGCGCTTCGCGGGTTGCCATGCCGTGCGCAGGCTCGACACGCCCTGCACCAGCAACGCGGGCTGCCACGAGCTGGGCCTGATGGAAGGCATCTGCCTCCGCGGCGCCTGCACGGTGACGTGTTCGACCGACAGCGACTGCCCAAGCCAACGCCGCTGTGGGACTTCGCCGGCGGGCCGCGTCTGCCTGCCAAGGATGTAA
- a CDS encoding caspase family protein: MRRLLPILLTCLVACAAPSSGVKGGMVPLKLDESALSSAYQPRRMALLVGIASFDDPRWQGLRYTGKDARDLGAALKDPARGKFDQVRVLTRREDTTREAILAALRQLKKEANRPDDVVVVYFSAHGTLARDAKGELRRYLVTRDASYRNIPQTALSMDALKAEFDGLASRRRMLVLATCHSGSGKSLLPKELKAELAGIKAGFYARPLEESSRASMVFAACDWGETAREDEGLRNDIYTHFLIDGLSGAADRNGDGAVTATEAHDHARRRTFAFTEGRQRPSAEILEVGADPVVLSGSITRTGRPELFSYNPRLDGFTLKVDGEPRTELPGGAAVTPGKRTVELTKGDSLLMRRDVDVAVGDRLPLERLLAEAFPRRSLSLLGGMFSFVDANSRAELLPVAPEVALSLRLEDQPLQDFALLFDAAFSTGRRELRLTPSSEVPFRYTTFSAGAALPYLWRWERLTLFAGPRVAGLYLGRSFDVEAATRGQRYFTVSPGVVGGIVWRVGERLELMSQAQLMLTYVVVDGQGQAVGFTGGWAGAGYRF; this comes from the coding sequence GTGAGGCGACTCCTTCCCATCCTCCTGACGTGCCTGGTCGCGTGCGCGGCGCCCTCTTCGGGTGTGAAGGGCGGCATGGTGCCGCTCAAGCTCGATGAGTCCGCGCTGTCCAGCGCCTATCAGCCGCGCCGGATGGCCCTGCTGGTGGGCATCGCCTCGTTCGACGACCCCCGCTGGCAGGGGCTGCGCTACACCGGCAAGGACGCGAGGGACCTCGGCGCGGCGCTCAAGGACCCGGCGCGCGGCAAGTTCGACCAGGTGCGCGTGCTCACGCGCCGCGAGGACACCACACGCGAGGCCATCCTCGCCGCGCTCCGGCAGCTCAAGAAGGAAGCGAACCGGCCCGACGACGTGGTGGTCGTCTACTTCTCCGCGCACGGCACGCTGGCGCGCGACGCGAAGGGCGAGCTGCGGCGCTACCTCGTCACGCGGGACGCGTCGTACCGCAACATCCCCCAGACGGCGCTGAGCATGGACGCGCTGAAGGCGGAGTTCGACGGGCTGGCCAGCCGCAGGCGCATGCTGGTGCTGGCCACGTGCCACAGCGGCAGCGGCAAGTCCCTGCTGCCCAAGGAGCTGAAGGCGGAGCTGGCGGGCATCAAGGCCGGCTTCTACGCACGCCCCCTGGAGGAGTCGTCGCGCGCGTCCATGGTGTTCGCCGCCTGCGACTGGGGGGAGACGGCGCGCGAGGACGAGGGCCTGCGCAACGACATCTACACCCACTTCCTCATCGACGGCTTGAGCGGCGCCGCGGACCGCAACGGCGACGGCGCCGTCACCGCCACCGAGGCCCATGACCACGCACGCCGCCGCACCTTCGCCTTCACGGAAGGACGACAGCGTCCGTCGGCGGAAATCCTGGAGGTGGGCGCGGACCCGGTGGTGCTCTCCGGCAGCATCACCCGGACCGGCCGCCCGGAGCTGTTCTCCTACAACCCGCGCCTGGACGGCTTCACGTTGAAGGTGGACGGCGAGCCGCGCACCGAGCTGCCCGGTGGCGCCGCGGTGACGCCCGGCAAGCGCACGGTGGAGCTGACCAAGGGCGACTCGCTGCTCATGCGGCGCGACGTGGACGTGGCCGTGGGCGACCGGCTGCCCCTGGAGCGGCTGCTGGCGGAGGCCTTCCCACGGCGCTCCCTGTCGCTGCTGGGCGGGATGTTCTCCTTCGTGGACGCGAACAGCCGCGCCGAATTGCTGCCCGTGGCCCCCGAGGTGGCGCTGTCCCTGCGCTTGGAGGACCAACCACTCCAGGACTTCGCCCTGCTCTTCGACGCGGCCTTCAGCACCGGCAGACGGGAGCTGCGTCTCACCCCGTCGAGCGAGGTGCCGTTCCGCTACACCACGTTCTCCGCGGGCGCCGCCCTGCCCTACCTCTGGCGTTGGGAGCGGCTGACGCTGTTCGCGGGGCCGCGTGTGGCCGGCCTGTACCTGGGGCGGTCCTTTGACGTAGAGGCAGCCACCCGAGGGCAGCGGTATTTCACCGTCAGCCCCGGCGTGGTGGGCGGAATCGTGTGGCGCGTGGGTGAGCGGCTGGAGCTGATGTCCCAGGCGCAGCTCATGTTGACGTATGTCGTCGTGGACGGGCAGGGGCAGGCCGTGGGTTTCACGGGTGGATGGGCCGGCGCGGGATACCGCTTCTGA
- a CDS encoding RNA polymerase sigma factor — translation MGASEGLTEWVRRASLGQASAFSELYRRTRPQVARLVGGFAPLDPDEVEDVIQETFVRAFRALPRLKEPGAFESWLLSIARNRARTRLERKSNTRRLEEDVADPEPETVPHLPEALQLERDIEVVRQLIAELPEGEEKRTVHLFYIEGELSAREIAEKLGVGKSAVTMRLERFRSRIKRELLRRVLAGRWE, via the coding sequence GTGGGTGCGTCGGAGGGACTGACGGAGTGGGTACGGCGGGCATCGCTGGGGCAGGCGTCTGCCTTCAGCGAGCTCTACCGGCGCACGCGTCCACAGGTGGCGCGGCTGGTGGGGGGCTTCGCTCCACTGGACCCGGATGAGGTGGAAGACGTCATCCAGGAGACGTTCGTCCGGGCATTCCGGGCGCTCCCTCGGCTGAAGGAGCCCGGGGCCTTCGAGTCATGGCTGCTGTCCATTGCCCGCAACCGGGCCCGGACGCGACTGGAGCGGAAGTCGAACACCCGGCGGCTGGAGGAGGACGTGGCGGACCCGGAGCCGGAGACGGTCCCCCACCTTCCCGAGGCCCTCCAACTGGAGCGCGACATCGAGGTGGTGCGGCAGCTCATCGCGGAGCTGCCGGAGGGCGAAGAGAAACGGACGGTGCACCTCTTCTACATTGAGGGTGAACTGTCCGCGCGGGAGATTGCCGAGAAGCTGGGCGTGGGAAAAAGCGCGGTGACGATGCGGCTGGAGCGGTTCCGGTCTCGCATCAAGCGCGAGCTGCTGCGGCGAGTCCTCGCCGGCCGGTGGGAGTGA
- the serC gene encoding 3-phosphoserine/phosphohydroxythreonine transaminase encodes MRIINFNAGPAGLPLPALERARDELLDFQGSGMSVMEHSHRGREYEAVHEEAISLLTRLLGIPDTHQVLFLTGGASQQFAQVPMNFLSPGTSADYLMTGVWSEKAFDEAKYYGTPRVAVSTAQPDKRYTRVPRQDELRLDPNAAYVHLTSNNTLFGTQWHTFPDVGGVPLVADMSSDFLWKGIDVSRFGLIYAGAQKNLGPSGVTLVVADKAFIARGRKDIPKIFRYSTHAENNSLYNTPPTLAIYLVRNVLAWVESVGGLARLEEWNREKAALLYGAIDRHADFFRGPVERDSRSVMNVVFQLPSEALDAAFVADAKQQGMVGLKGHRTAGGIRVSMYNAVSVENVRTLVSFMDHFVKTRG; translated from the coding sequence ATGCGCATCATCAACTTCAACGCCGGCCCGGCCGGTCTGCCACTGCCCGCCCTCGAGCGCGCTCGCGACGAGCTGCTCGACTTCCAGGGCTCCGGCATGTCGGTGATGGAGCACAGCCACCGCGGCCGGGAATACGAAGCCGTTCACGAGGAAGCCATCTCCTTGTTGACCCGGCTGTTGGGCATTCCCGACACCCACCAGGTCCTCTTCCTCACCGGAGGCGCTTCCCAGCAGTTCGCCCAGGTGCCAATGAACTTCCTGTCTCCGGGCACCTCCGCCGACTACCTCATGACGGGGGTGTGGAGCGAGAAGGCGTTCGACGAGGCGAAGTATTACGGCACGCCGCGCGTCGCGGTGAGCACGGCGCAGCCCGACAAGCGCTACACGCGCGTGCCGCGCCAGGACGAGCTGCGCCTGGACCCGAACGCCGCGTACGTCCACCTCACCAGCAACAACACCCTCTTCGGCACGCAGTGGCACACGTTCCCGGACGTGGGCGGCGTGCCGCTGGTGGCGGACATGAGCTCGGACTTCCTGTGGAAGGGCATCGACGTCAGCCGCTTCGGGCTCATCTACGCGGGCGCGCAGAAGAACCTCGGGCCGTCGGGCGTCACGCTGGTGGTGGCGGACAAGGCGTTCATCGCTCGCGGTCGCAAGGACATCCCGAAAATCTTCCGCTACAGCACGCACGCGGAGAACAACTCGCTCTACAACACGCCGCCCACCCTCGCGATCTACCTGGTGCGCAACGTGCTGGCCTGGGTGGAGTCCGTGGGCGGCCTCGCGCGGCTGGAGGAGTGGAATCGGGAAAAAGCCGCGCTGCTCTATGGTGCCATCGACCGGCACGCGGACTTCTTCCGCGGACCGGTGGAGCGCGATTCCCGTTCAGTGATGAACGTCGTCTTCCAGCTCCCCTCCGAAGCGTTGGATGCGGCCTTCGTCGCTGACGCAAAGCAGCAAGGAATGGTGGGGCTCAAGGGGCACCGCACGGCCGGAGGAATCCGCGTTTCCATGTACAACGCGGTGAGCGTGGAGAATGTGAGGACCTTGGTGTCCTTCATGGACCACTTCGTGAAGACACGCGGCTAG
- a CDS encoding chalcone isomerase family protein yields the protein MKTTLTTVALSLLLAVPAFAKDVAGVKYPETATVDGKELKLNGVGLRKKVVFKVYTAGLYLETPSKDGAAIISSDQIKRVRMYMLRDLDKKTIVEAIGDGFKKNAGSKLAELQPKLDTFNAAIPDVKSGDELILTYIPGKGTQVSSKTGKEISVEGKDFSDALFSVFVGKNPVDGSLRDGMLGKD from the coding sequence ATGAAAACGACGCTGACCACTGTCGCGCTGTCCCTGCTGCTCGCCGTCCCGGCCTTCGCCAAGGATGTCGCGGGGGTGAAGTACCCGGAAACGGCCACCGTTGACGGCAAGGAGCTGAAGCTCAACGGCGTGGGCTTGCGCAAGAAGGTGGTGTTCAAGGTCTACACCGCGGGGCTCTACCTGGAGACGCCGTCGAAGGACGGCGCGGCCATCATCAGCTCCGATCAGATCAAGCGCGTGCGCATGTACATGCTGCGCGACCTGGACAAGAAGACCATCGTCGAGGCCATTGGTGACGGCTTCAAGAAGAACGCGGGCAGCAAGCTCGCGGAGCTCCAGCCCAAGCTGGACACCTTCAACGCGGCCATCCCGGACGTGAAGAGTGGTGACGAGCTCATCCTCACGTACATCCCCGGCAAGGGCACGCAGGTGTCCAGCAAGACGGGCAAGGAAATCTCCGTCGAGGGCAAGGACTTCTCCGACGCGCTCTTCTCCGTCTTCGTCGGGAAGAACCCGGTGGATGGCAGCCTGCGCGACGGGATGCTCGGCAAGGACTGA
- a CDS encoding GlsB/YeaQ/YmgE family stress response membrane protein produces the protein MGICSWLILGGIAGWLASIIKGTNARMGLFANIATGIVGSMLGGFIFNLMGGSGVTGFNLWSLLVATVGSVILISIVQAIRK, from the coding sequence ATGGGAATCTGTTCGTGGCTGATACTGGGCGGAATCGCGGGTTGGCTGGCCAGCATCATCAAGGGCACCAACGCGCGCATGGGCCTGTTCGCCAACATCGCCACCGGCATCGTCGGGAGCATGCTGGGTGGTTTCATCTTCAACCTGATGGGCGGCTCGGGTGTGACGGGCTTCAACCTCTGGTCGCTGCTGGTGGCGACGGTGGGCTCCGTCATCCTCATCAGCATCGTCCAGGCCATCCGGAAATGA
- a CDS encoding PA0069 family radical SAM protein — MKARPIDNPPNPWASTAVEYLDEIPPSKLEVLEDHSRQVLSHNDSPDVGFNWSVNPYRGCLHACAYCYARPTHQYLDLGAGTDFETKLVVKPRAPELLREAFEKPSWKGETVVFSGVTDCYQPLEASLRLTRGCLEVCAEYRNPVGIITKGVLVERDLDVLQRLARDARLWVSISLPFHNAELARAMEPYVASPQRRLLTIQRLTEAGIDVAVSVAPIIPGLNDEDIHRVLAAAKEAGAKRAHHTLVRLPGPVKDVFAERLRAKLPLRAERVLHRIRETRGGELNDSRFKHRMRGDGLYAETIHRLFDAAARKVGLRASWVTETAPDTFRRPERKPPPTPQLSLF; from the coding sequence GTGAAGGCACGCCCCATCGACAATCCGCCCAACCCGTGGGCGAGCACCGCGGTGGAGTACCTGGACGAAATCCCACCGTCGAAGCTGGAGGTCCTCGAGGACCACAGCCGACAGGTGCTGTCACACAACGACAGCCCGGACGTGGGCTTCAACTGGAGCGTCAACCCGTACCGGGGCTGTCTCCACGCCTGCGCGTACTGCTACGCGCGGCCCACGCACCAGTACCTGGACCTGGGCGCGGGCACCGACTTCGAAACGAAGCTGGTGGTGAAGCCCCGCGCGCCGGAGCTGCTGCGCGAGGCCTTCGAGAAACCCTCCTGGAAGGGCGAGACGGTCGTCTTCAGCGGCGTCACCGACTGCTACCAGCCGCTGGAGGCGTCCCTGCGCCTGACGCGCGGCTGCCTGGAGGTCTGCGCGGAGTACCGCAACCCGGTGGGCATCATCACCAAGGGCGTGCTCGTGGAGCGCGACCTGGACGTGCTCCAGCGGCTCGCACGCGACGCGCGCCTGTGGGTGAGCATCAGCCTCCCCTTCCACAACGCGGAGCTGGCCCGGGCCATGGAGCCCTACGTCGCCTCCCCCCAGCGGAGGCTGCTCACCATCCAGCGGCTCACCGAGGCCGGCATCGACGTGGCGGTGTCGGTGGCGCCCATCATCCCCGGCCTCAACGACGAGGACATCCACCGCGTGCTGGCCGCGGCGAAAGAGGCCGGCGCGAAACGCGCGCACCACACCCTGGTGCGACTGCCCGGGCCAGTGAAGGACGTCTTCGCGGAGCGCCTGCGCGCGAAGCTGCCGCTGCGCGCCGAGCGCGTGCTCCACCGCATCCGCGAAACGCGCGGCGGCGAGCTCAACGACAGCCGCTTCAAACACCGGATGCGCGGGGACGGCCTCTACGCGGAGACCATCCACCGCCTCTTCGACGCGGCGGCCCGGAAGGTGGGCCTGCGCGCGTCGTGGGTCACCGAAACGGCCCCGGACACCTTCCGGCGCCCGGAGCGGAAGCCGCCGCCCACACCCCAGCTTAGCCTCTTCTGA